Proteins encoded together in one Scytonema millei VB511283 window:
- a CDS encoding pyridoxamine 5'-phosphate oxidase family protein — protein MAKVFDRITDELQAFIATQHIFFVATAPISSTGHINVSPKGLDSFRILSPNRVAYLDLTGSGNETSAHLQENGRITLMFCAFQGSPSILRLYGTGYTVLPNNPEWDNLHSLFSPTPGTRQIIIAEIDRVQTSCGFGVPLYEHQGERENLIKWAHKKGEQGLQDYQKQKNLVSIDGLPTPLAAKEPS, from the coding sequence ATGGCTAAAGTCTTCGATCGCATTACGGACGAACTACAAGCATTCATCGCTACCCAACACATCTTTTTTGTAGCGACTGCACCCATCAGTTCAACCGGGCATATTAACGTTTCACCCAAAGGTTTAGACAGCTTTCGCATTCTCTCCCCCAATCGCGTTGCTTATTTAGACTTAACGGGTAGCGGGAACGAAACATCAGCCCATTTACAAGAAAACGGGCGTATCACCTTAATGTTTTGCGCCTTTCAAGGTTCACCATCCATTCTGCGGCTTTACGGCACGGGCTATACAGTATTACCAAATAACCCTGAGTGGGATAACCTACACTCCCTGTTTTCACCGACACCAGGAACGCGCCAAATCATCATCGCCGAGATCGATCGCGTGCAGACATCCTGTGGCTTTGGCGTACCGCTATACGAACACCAAGGCGAACGAGAAAACCTTATCAAGTGGGCGCACAAAAAAGGCGAACAGGGATTACAAGACTATCAAAAGCAAAAAAATCTTGTCAGTATCGACGGTTTACCCACACCCTTAGCAGCTAAAGAACCTTCGTAG
- the pstC gene encoding phosphate ABC transporter permease subunit PstC, translating to MSEPHVENNRQFPLQSESDLAASSGKFAWFDQGFTWLVYGLAFAMVALLFWISFIIFENALPAIRQFGLSFLWSQEWNVADLKFGALPFIFGTLVSSALAMLIAVPVGLAVALITSEDILPASVRSPIAFMVELIAAIPSVIIGLWGIFVLIPFLQPIQQWLYDHFAWIPLFSTPPAGYGMSSAGVILAIMVLPTMAAISREVLLAVPKELRSGSMSLGATRWETIFGVLLPAGISGIVGAAILALGRALGETMAVTMVIGNTAQISPSLLDVAYTIPAVLANEFGEALDGLHVGALMYLALILFLVTLLVNIASVALVKFISRHN from the coding sequence ATGTCAGAACCACATGTAGAAAACAATCGGCAGTTTCCTCTTCAGTCAGAGAGTGATTTAGCTGCATCTTCAGGAAAATTTGCGTGGTTCGACCAAGGGTTTACCTGGCTGGTATATGGCTTAGCGTTTGCTATGGTAGCCCTGCTATTTTGGATTAGCTTTATTATTTTTGAAAATGCCCTGCCAGCTATTCGACAATTTGGACTGAGTTTTTTGTGGAGTCAAGAATGGAATGTAGCAGATCTCAAATTTGGGGCGCTGCCATTCATTTTTGGTACTCTAGTCAGTTCGGCACTCGCAATGTTAATTGCCGTTCCCGTGGGATTAGCAGTAGCTTTAATTACGAGCGAAGATATTTTGCCTGCTTCAGTGCGATCGCCCATTGCTTTCATGGTAGAGTTGATTGCCGCTATTCCTAGCGTCATCATTGGTCTGTGGGGCATTTTCGTACTCATTCCGTTCTTGCAACCGATTCAACAATGGCTCTACGACCATTTCGCTTGGATACCGCTGTTTAGCACTCCACCAGCAGGCTATGGGATGTCGAGTGCAGGCGTGATTCTGGCAATTATGGTTTTGCCGACAATGGCAGCAATTAGCCGCGAAGTTTTACTTGCCGTCCCAAAAGAATTACGCAGTGGTTCGATGTCTTTAGGTGCAACCCGTTGGGAAACTATCTTTGGCGTACTATTACCGGCAGGTATTTCTGGCATAGTTGGAGCGGCAATTTTGGCACTCGGACGAGCGTTAGGGGAAACAATGGCTGTGACGATGGTAATCGGAAATACAGCACAGATTAGCCCTTCATTGTTAGATGTTGCATATACGATTCCAGCCGTGCTAGCAAATGAGTTTGGCGAAGCATTAGATGGATTGCATGTCGGTGCGTTAATGTACTTAGCTTTAATTTTATTTTTGGTTACGCTACTGGTAAATATTGCTTCAGTAGCTCTGGTAAAATTTATTAGCCGACATAATTAA
- the pstA gene encoding phosphate ABC transporter permease PstA, producing MHDRPIAEKIDPSLAAELRRPLPTYRAVFNSGMTAIALLLTALAILPLGSILLEILIRGGQNFSWAVFTNIPAPVGVTDVPNGFGNAILGTLMMVGIASAIAIPVGVLTGIFLSEFGRGTKIGNSIRFIITILTGIPSIIAGVFAYGVLILNKVTQFSAVAGGFALAVIMLPIVALTTEEALKLIPNHQRLGSAALGANRLQTTFRVVVAAAIPAITTGVLLAVARAAGETAPLLFTALFSISWPDGLFNPTPALSVLIYNYANSPDIGQNQMAWTAALVLVGLVLCISIISRIVTRRKQ from the coding sequence ATGCACGATCGCCCAATTGCAGAAAAGATCGACCCATCTTTGGCAGCAGAATTACGCCGTCCCTTGCCTACATATAGGGCAGTTTTTAATAGCGGTATGACTGCGATCGCTCTGCTCTTAACGGCTCTAGCTATATTACCTCTAGGATCGATCTTGCTCGAAATTCTAATTAGGGGTGGTCAAAACTTTAGCTGGGCTGTTTTTACGAATATACCTGCTCCCGTAGGCGTAACGGACGTTCCCAATGGCTTTGGGAATGCGATCTTGGGTACGTTAATGATGGTAGGTATTGCCTCGGCGATCGCAATTCCAGTAGGAGTGCTGACGGGGATTTTCCTATCTGAATTTGGTAGAGGCACGAAGATCGGAAATTCGATCCGCTTTATCATTACCATTCTCACGGGTATACCTTCGATTATCGCGGGCGTATTTGCTTACGGCGTATTGATCTTGAATAAAGTTACGCAATTTTCCGCCGTAGCTGGAGGTTTTGCCCTGGCAGTCATCATGCTGCCAATTGTGGCGCTGACGACGGAAGAAGCTTTGAAACTGATCCCCAATCACCAACGCTTGGGTTCCGCCGCCTTGGGTGCAAATCGTCTGCAAACAACATTTCGCGTTGTCGTTGCTGCCGCAATTCCTGCCATCACCACTGGCGTTTTACTCGCTGTTGCCCGTGCAGCAGGTGAAACAGCACCGCTACTATTTACTGCTTTATTTAGTATTAGCTGGCCCGATGGATTGTTTAATCCTACCCCCGCGCTATCCGTCCTGATTTACAACTACGCCAACTCTCCTGACATTGGGCAAAACCAGATGGCATGGACTGCGGCTTTAGTTTTAGTAGGTTTGGTTTTATGTATTAGTATTATCTCGCGGATTGTAACCCGAAGAAAACAGTGA
- the pstB gene encoding phosphate ABC transporter ATP-binding protein PstB, which produces MNYTKSVATTLIPALRVKSLNFFYGTRQAIDRVTMDIYQGQVTAIIGPSGCGKSTFIKALNRISELEGKVKVEGQVEFFGQDIYDRRVNLNRLRREIGMVFQKPNPFPMSIYDNVAYGVRAQSRPSRMQLDDIVESALKGAALWDEVKDNLKKSALGLSGGQQQRLCIARALAVKPKILLMDEPASALDPISTMKIEELIHSLRGELTIAIVTHNMQQAARVSDYTAFFSTDESRIGQMVEFDETEKIFSDANDPRTKDYVEGRFG; this is translated from the coding sequence ATGAATTACACAAAGTCAGTAGCAACAACTTTAATTCCAGCGCTGCGAGTGAAAAGCCTAAACTTTTTCTACGGCACTCGTCAGGCGATCGATCGCGTCACAATGGATATTTATCAAGGACAAGTTACCGCGATTATCGGTCCTTCTGGTTGTGGGAAATCAACTTTTATTAAAGCTCTTAACCGGATTAGCGAACTGGAAGGCAAAGTTAAAGTTGAGGGTCAGGTAGAGTTTTTCGGTCAAGATATTTACGATCGCCGTGTCAATCTGAATCGCCTACGGCGCGAGATTGGTATGGTATTCCAAAAGCCTAATCCTTTCCCTATGAGTATTTACGATAACGTGGCTTATGGCGTAAGAGCGCAGTCTCGTCCGTCGCGAATGCAGTTGGATGATATTGTCGAATCTGCCCTTAAAGGTGCGGCTTTGTGGGATGAAGTGAAGGATAATCTGAAAAAATCGGCTTTGGGTTTATCGGGTGGACAACAGCAGCGTCTTTGTATTGCTAGGGCGCTAGCTGTCAAACCTAAGATTTTGTTAATGGATGAACCTGCATCTGCCCTCGATCCGATCTCGACGATGAAGATTGAGGAATTAATTCACAGTTTGCGGGGAGAATTGACGATCGCGATCGTGACTCATAATATGCAACAAGCCGCCCGCGTCTCTGACTATACGGCATTTTTCAGCACGGATGAGAGCCGAATCGGTCAGATGGTGGAGTTCGACGAAACGGAGAAAATCTTCTCCGATGCTAACGATCCTCGTACTAAGGATTATGTGGAAGGTCGTTTCGGTTGA
- the pstS gene encoding phosphate ABC transporter substrate-binding protein PstS, giving the protein MLLSGITLKRVVATSAVAATVTLGAGLTGIAQQAATLNGAGATFPEPLYQRWASELRKANPPLQVNYQGIGSGGGVRQFIAGSVDFGASDNAMTDEEVKKVKNGVVFVPTAGGPVAVVYNAPGVTDLRLSRKVLPQIFAGQVKNWNDPAIAADNPGAKLPNQPIRLAVRADSSGTSFIFTNALSAMSPYFKGRIGPNRAPSWAGSPLKGKGNPGVAQIVQRTPGSIGYVEAAFARQNKIPMAQVQNSQGEFVAPTQEAANQALETVKFNPDFRVNQASLGNPTSGYPITGLTWIMVYRNYEQPGKADAVKRMVKWMLTDGQKINDQLDYTRIPSSVASQVVQTVNSEVK; this is encoded by the coding sequence ATGCTGCTATCTGGAATTACGCTGAAGCGTGTAGTTGCGACTTCAGCAGTCGCAGCTACAGTGACCTTGGGAGCGGGTTTAACGGGAATTGCGCAACAAGCTGCTACCCTCAATGGTGCTGGTGCAACTTTCCCAGAACCCTTGTATCAGCGCTGGGCTAGCGAATTGCGTAAAGCTAACCCGCCACTTCAAGTCAACTATCAGGGAATTGGTAGCGGTGGCGGGGTGAGACAATTTATTGCTGGCTCGGTTGATTTTGGCGCTAGCGATAACGCCATGACCGATGAAGAAGTGAAAAAAGTCAAGAACGGCGTGGTATTCGTCCCCACAGCTGGTGGTCCTGTTGCTGTGGTTTACAATGCACCTGGCGTTACCGATCTCAGACTATCTCGGAAAGTCTTACCACAGATTTTTGCAGGTCAAGTTAAGAATTGGAACGATCCGGCGATCGCCGCTGATAATCCTGGGGCAAAATTACCGAACCAGCCAATTAGACTTGCTGTACGTGCTGATTCTAGCGGGACGAGCTTTATCTTCACCAACGCCCTCAGCGCCATGAGTCCCTACTTTAAAGGTAGGATTGGTCCTAATCGCGCTCCTTCTTGGGCTGGTAGTCCCCTCAAAGGCAAAGGCAATCCTGGTGTAGCTCAAATCGTGCAGCGGACTCCTGGCAGCATTGGCTATGTAGAAGCTGCTTTTGCCAGACAGAACAAAATTCCGATGGCACAAGTGCAGAATAGTCAAGGTGAATTTGTCGCACCAACTCAGGAAGCAGCCAACCAAGCTTTAGAAACTGTTAAATTCAATCCTGATTTTCGCGTTAACCAAGCCTCACTTGGAAATCCAACCTCTGGTTATCCAATTACAGGTTTAACCTGGATCATGGTCTACAGAAACTACGAACAACCAGGTAAAGCCGATGCCGTGAAGCGGATGGTAAAGTGGATGTTAACTGACGGTCAAAAAATTAACGACCAGCTCGATTACACGCGAATTCCTTCTAGTGTTGCTAGCCAAGTCGTACAGACTGTAAACAGCGAAGTGAAGTAG
- the trpS gene encoding tryptophan--tRNA ligase — MAMRVLSGVQPTGNLHLGNYLGAIRNWVEGQSQYDNFFCVVDLHAITVPHNPATLAADTYTIAALYLACGIDLKYANIFVQSHVSAHSELTWLLNCITPLNWLEDMIQFKEKAIKQGENVNTGLLDYPVLMAADILLYQADKVPVGEDQKQHLELTRDIAARFNYQFARENPVLKLPEPLIRAEGARVMSLTDGTKKMSKSDPSELSRINLLDTPDQIQQKIKRCKTDPIRGLVFDDPERPECNNLLTLYMLLSGKTKQEVAAECQDMGWGQFKPLLTETTIAALKPIQDKYNEVMVDKGYLESVLRDGKQKAAAIANDTLSKVKTALGYSVPL; from the coding sequence ATGGCGATGCGCGTTCTTTCAGGAGTTCAACCAACTGGCAATTTACACTTAGGTAATTACTTAGGAGCAATTCGCAACTGGGTAGAAGGACAAAGCCAGTACGACAACTTTTTCTGCGTGGTAGACTTACACGCCATCACCGTACCGCATAATCCAGCAACCCTAGCAGCTGATACTTATACGATCGCCGCCCTCTATCTAGCCTGTGGTATCGATTTAAAGTATGCCAACATTTTCGTCCAGTCTCACGTTTCCGCCCACAGCGAATTGACATGGTTGCTCAATTGCATTACACCCCTCAACTGGCTGGAAGACATGATCCAGTTTAAAGAGAAAGCGATTAAGCAGGGAGAAAATGTTAATACTGGTCTGCTAGACTATCCCGTACTGATGGCAGCAGATATTTTGCTTTATCAAGCTGATAAAGTCCCCGTGGGAGAAGACCAAAAGCAGCACTTGGAACTGACGCGCGACATTGCGGCGCGATTTAACTATCAATTTGCCCGCGAAAACCCAGTGTTAAAGTTACCAGAACCCCTCATTCGGGCAGAAGGCGCAAGGGTGATGAGTCTGACGGACGGAACCAAAAAAATGTCGAAGTCAGATCCATCGGAGTTGAGTCGAATTAATTTGCTGGATACACCAGACCAAATTCAACAGAAAATTAAGCGCTGTAAAACCGATCCGATTCGCGGCTTGGTATTCGACGACCCCGAAAGACCGGAATGTAATAATCTTCTGACTCTTTATATGCTACTATCTGGCAAAACCAAACAGGAAGTTGCAGCAGAGTGTCAAGATATGGGCTGGGGACAATTTAAACCATTGCTCACCGAAACAACGATCGCTGCCCTTAAACCGATCCAAGATAAGTACAACGAGGTGATGGTAGATAAGGGATATCTAGAGTCAGTATTGCGCGATGGCAAGCAAAAAGCAGCCGCGATCGCGAACGATACCCTGAGCAAAGTTAAAACGGCTTTGGGCTACTCCGTACCGCTTTAG